A part of Paenibacillus sp. 481 genomic DNA contains:
- a CDS encoding NmrA family NAD(P)-binding protein, translated as MTILVTGATGTVGRRVVDELLQRGQKVRALTRNALHENLPAGVEVVEGDLSDPSTLAAALDGVSGMHLMTTGAQYTPLQTGPEIVELATKAGVRKVTVLWSGEKGAVEQAVEASNLDWTFLQPVEFMGNSRKWADSIRSEGLVRDMLGSALNASVHEADIGRVAAVALTEEGHAGKEYLLTGPEAITVQDKVRIIGEAIGRDLRFVEVSIDEEREQMRKMGVQADVIEYVIDWNLNPPKMAYTVVSTVEEVIGQPAQTFAEWAEEHAHCFLGQT; from the coding sequence ATGACGATTTTAGTAACGGGAGCGACGGGTACGGTTGGGCGGCGTGTTGTGGATGAACTTCTTCAAAGAGGTCAAAAAGTGCGGGCTTTGACACGTAATGCCCTGCATGAGAACCTTCCAGCAGGTGTGGAAGTCGTGGAAGGTGATTTAAGCGACCCAAGTACACTTGCTGCGGCGTTGGATGGTGTAAGCGGTATGCATTTAATGACGACCGGGGCACAATATACTCCTTTGCAAACGGGGCCGGAGATCGTGGAGCTCGCTACAAAGGCTGGAGTTCGGAAGGTTACGGTGTTATGGAGCGGTGAGAAGGGTGCCGTTGAGCAAGCTGTTGAAGCAAGTAATTTGGATTGGACATTCCTTCAACCCGTTGAATTTATGGGGAACTCGCGAAAATGGGCGGATTCCATTCGGAGTGAAGGATTGGTACGGGATATGTTAGGGAGCGCGCTGAACGCTTCTGTTCATGAGGCAGATATCGGTAGAGTAGCTGCGGTAGCATTAACGGAAGAGGGGCATGCGGGTAAGGAATATTTATTGACTGGGCCTGAAGCCATAACCGTTCAAGACAAGGTGCGTATCATTGGGGAGGCCATTGGACGTGATTTGCGTTTTGTAGAGGTGTCTATCGACGAGGAACGCGAGCAAATGAGAAAGATGGGCGTCCAAGCGGACGTCATCGAATATGTAATCGATTGGAACCTCAATCCGCCTAAGATGGCTTATACGGTAGTTTCAACTGTAGAGGAAGTTATCGGACAACCGGCACAAACATTTGCGGAATGGGCGGAGGAGCATGCACATTGTTTTCTTGGACAAACGTAG
- the pdxR gene encoding MocR-like pyridoxine biosynthesis transcription factor PdxR, whose translation MLKINRGDKRPIWQQLLDQAIHNITTGKWPPGELLLPSRELAPLVGVSRSTIQIVYEELFSRGYTVTSRRGGTRVSDWTCRASFAEDVKLQGPVTPELPLLNDAVSHLQSWFRGKEYRDIEIDFSPHEPYLDQYFQKKWRHSFLQASKETDLASWAYGNAYGFVPLREQIQRYLSLERGIHVHIDQIMLTSGAQHSLDLIAQALLNEGETVSVEDPGFPAAWMAMKYRRMNVVPVPVDDCGLQVDRIHPQSKLVYVTPSHQCAVGVIMPEPRRQQLLHMAAQHQFWIVEDDYDSEFRYRGDPLPTLFSQQSQNILYMMSFSKMVAPGIRISAIIGPKTAIRQLAQVHELTYRHLPIMEQLTLTHFIEHGHFMRHMRRVRNVYRRRHEAMTKAISSTGLGERFKLSGVETGLHMFLEAESSFDEEAVTNEALGKGIRIYPLSNYCLQSNRKGWVLGFAKVDESAIETGIHRLAEMLL comes from the coding sequence ATGCTAAAAATTAACCGTGGTGACAAACGCCCAATATGGCAACAACTGCTTGACCAAGCTATTCATAATATTACAACCGGAAAATGGCCACCAGGCGAATTGCTACTGCCTTCCCGTGAGCTCGCACCACTGGTTGGTGTCTCCCGCTCAACGATACAGATTGTGTATGAGGAATTATTCAGTCGTGGCTACACCGTTACTTCCAGACGCGGGGGAACAAGGGTAAGTGATTGGACCTGCAGAGCAAGCTTTGCAGAGGATGTTAAACTTCAAGGGCCTGTCACCCCTGAGTTGCCTTTATTAAACGATGCAGTCAGCCATTTGCAGAGCTGGTTTAGAGGCAAAGAATACCGAGATATTGAGATCGATTTCAGCCCACACGAGCCATATTTGGATCAATATTTTCAAAAAAAATGGAGACACTCCTTTTTGCAAGCCTCCAAAGAAACGGACCTAGCCAGTTGGGCTTACGGCAACGCCTATGGTTTCGTTCCGCTACGCGAACAGATTCAACGTTATCTGTCACTTGAGCGAGGTATCCACGTGCATATCGATCAAATTATGTTGACTTCGGGCGCACAACATAGCCTTGATTTGATCGCCCAAGCACTATTAAACGAAGGTGAAACGGTTTCTGTTGAAGATCCCGGCTTCCCCGCCGCGTGGATGGCCATGAAATATCGGCGGATGAATGTTGTTCCTGTCCCTGTAGACGATTGCGGTTTACAGGTAGACCGCATTCATCCTCAATCCAAACTTGTCTATGTTACGCCTTCACATCAGTGCGCAGTTGGGGTGATCATGCCGGAACCCCGCAGGCAACAATTGTTACATATGGCCGCTCAACATCAATTTTGGATTGTTGAAGACGACTACGATAGCGAGTTTCGATATCGTGGCGACCCGTTACCCACGTTGTTCAGCCAGCAATCTCAGAACATATTGTATATGATGAGTTTTTCAAAAATGGTTGCTCCTGGTATACGAATATCGGCAATCATTGGACCAAAAACAGCCATCCGCCAGCTCGCTCAAGTCCATGAACTCACCTATCGGCACCTTCCCATTATGGAGCAATTGACGCTTACTCACTTTATTGAACATGGGCATTTCATGCGCCATATGAGAAGAGTCAGAAACGTATATCGGCGCAGACACGAAGCGATGACGAAAGCTATCAGTTCAACTGGCCTCGGAGAACGTTTCAAACTAAGCGGCGTAGAAACGGGGCTGCACATGTTCCTTGAAGCTGAAAGTTCGTTTGACGAAGAAGCCGTTACGAACGAAGCGCTAGGCAAGGGAATACGTATATACCCGCTTAGTAATTATTGTTTGCAAAGTAATCGAAAAGGGTGGGTATTGGGCTTTGCTAAAGTAGATGAGTCAGCAATAGAAACAGGTATTCACCGACTTGCGGAGATGCTTTTATAA
- a CDS encoding benzoate/H(+) symporter BenE family transporter: protein MNTTSSSLRGRDLISPTIAAFISVIVNYGGTFILVFQAAKIAGLSPEMTASWVLSISVGVGITGIWLSYRYREPIITAWSTPGVAFLVSALAVTPYAEVIGAYIISALGFIILGISGMFERFVRLIPSGIASGLLAGILLQFGISAFGGAEVDPMLVIVLFVAYVLLRRFTSRYAIVGILVIGLIYLISVENVDFSTIKLAIASPIFVVPEFTLHTLLSVALPLFIITLTGQYMPGMLVLRNDGFNTSANPILTVTGLGSLLAAPFGAHAFNVAAITAAICTGKDAHEDSSKRYIAGIACGIFYVIVGLFGVTLAALFLILPATFIATLAGLALLGTIGSSLANALTDPKGRETALITFLATAANVTLLGVGGAFWGLVAGVAAHIVMHGQFRRTPCKMSGIQQAEQK, encoded by the coding sequence ATGAATACAACATCATCCTCGCTGCGTGGCCGAGATTTGATATCTCCCACCATAGCTGCTTTCATATCTGTCATAGTCAACTACGGTGGGACGTTTATTCTCGTATTTCAGGCAGCAAAAATAGCGGGTTTGAGTCCTGAAATGACCGCTTCATGGGTATTGTCGATTTCAGTTGGTGTGGGGATAACGGGTATTTGGCTAAGCTATCGCTACCGCGAACCAATTATTACGGCTTGGTCAACACCAGGTGTAGCTTTTCTCGTGTCAGCATTAGCAGTAACCCCCTATGCTGAAGTGATTGGCGCTTACATCATCTCTGCTTTAGGGTTTATTATTCTAGGGATATCGGGAATGTTCGAGCGTTTCGTCCGGCTTATTCCTTCAGGCATTGCTTCTGGTCTACTGGCAGGTATTTTATTGCAGTTTGGTATTTCAGCCTTCGGTGGTGCGGAAGTTGACCCTATGCTTGTCATTGTCCTGTTTGTTGCTTACGTACTTTTAAGAAGGTTTACGTCCCGCTATGCTATCGTCGGTATATTAGTAATCGGCCTTATTTACTTGATTAGTGTGGAAAATGTAGATTTCAGTACTATCAAATTGGCAATCGCTTCACCGATATTTGTCGTACCGGAGTTTACGTTACATACTTTATTGAGCGTCGCATTGCCGCTGTTTATCATTACTTTGACGGGGCAATATATGCCTGGAATGCTAGTGTTGCGAAATGATGGCTTTAACACGAGCGCAAATCCGATTTTGACCGTAACGGGTTTGGGCTCACTTCTTGCAGCGCCATTCGGCGCGCATGCTTTTAATGTAGCAGCCATTACTGCGGCGATTTGTACAGGTAAAGATGCGCACGAGGATTCATCAAAGCGTTATATTGCTGGAATTGCCTGTGGAATTTTTTACGTTATTGTCGGCCTATTTGGGGTGACGCTGGCTGCTCTGTTTCTGATTCTTCCCGCCACCTTCATCGCGACGTTAGCGGGATTGGCATTGCTCGGAACAATTGGCAGCAGCCTTGCCAACGCTTTAACTGATCCCAAGGGCCGCGAGACAGCTTTGATTACTTTTTTAGCAACGGCTGCAAATGTTACCTTACTTGGTGTTGGCGGTGCATTCTGGGGTCTTGTTGCAGGTGTGGCCGCGCATATTGTGATGCATGGACAATTTCGCCGGACACCATGCAAGATGAGCGGAATACAACAAGCTGAACAGAAATAA
- a CDS encoding pyridoxamine 5'-phosphate oxidase family protein, which translates to MDMVRYKIREVLDRDKMDAFLCKARIGHLGMVDGQLPYVVPLNFVWTKEKLYFHGATGGRRNQVMSANPEVCFTVCEEYGTITDPVPAKTDTAYMSVMIFGKAELIVDLDEATYVLQEMLHKYVPGYYNRPLSKQHVDKYRSAVFNGPVQVYRIDPRHITAKANPIEEGKMYAHQND; encoded by the coding sequence ATGGATATGGTTCGTTACAAGATAAGAGAAGTATTAGATCGTGACAAAATGGATGCCTTCCTGTGTAAAGCGCGAATTGGTCATCTCGGCATGGTTGATGGTCAGTTGCCGTATGTGGTTCCGCTGAATTTTGTGTGGACAAAGGAGAAGCTTTATTTTCATGGAGCCACGGGCGGGAGACGCAATCAGGTCATGAGTGCGAATCCAGAGGTTTGTTTTACGGTGTGTGAAGAATATGGAACCATTACCGATCCAGTACCCGCTAAGACGGACACTGCCTATATGAGTGTTATGATTTTTGGCAAGGCCGAGCTTATCGTTGATCTGGACGAAGCTACATATGTGTTGCAGGAAATGCTCCACAAATATGTGCCTGGTTATTATAACCGCCCGTTGTCCAAGCAGCATGTAGACAAATACAGATCCGCTGTATTCAATGGCCCTGTTCAGGTATACCGAATTGACCCCCGTCATATTACGGCGAAAGCAAATCCGATCGAGGAAGGAAAAATGTACGCACATCAGAACGACTAG
- a CDS encoding winged helix-turn-helix transcriptional regulator, with amino-acid sequence MIEESKNADAQAKLTPFDYTLSLIGGKWRMKIMYQLASGQVMRYGELKRQLPAITHKMLSFQLKDLESCGIVKREEFPQVPPKVEYSLTPRGRSLMPILEGMCRWGVENQ; translated from the coding sequence ATGATTGAAGAAAGCAAAAATGCTGACGCACAAGCCAAACTAACTCCATTTGACTACACCTTATCTTTAATCGGCGGAAAATGGAGAATGAAAATCATGTATCAATTAGCTTCCGGACAAGTCATGCGTTACGGCGAATTAAAACGGCAGCTTCCTGCGATTACTCATAAGATGTTAAGTTTTCAATTAAAGGATCTAGAGTCTTGTGGCATTGTCAAAAGAGAAGAATTCCCGCAAGTTCCTCCGAAGGTGGAATACTCGCTAACGCCAAGAGGCAGGTCGTTAATGCCGATATTAGAGGGAATGTGCAGGTGGGGAGTGGAAAATCAATAG
- a CDS encoding flavin reductase family protein codes for MPKPDGFTFNTSDLSVEEMYKLMIGSVVPRPIAWVSSKSKEGVLNLAPFSFFTVASRNPPTLMISIGPGVDEREGGVKDTLRNIREVGEYVINMVSEPLGEAMLRSAASVEPEFNEFELAGVTPQPCGLVGVPAVLEAPIAFELKLDRIIPVGEDHIILGTVVRAQIDAAAYAGNYKVAIDEWKPLASLAGDFA; via the coding sequence ATGCCGAAGCCAGATGGATTCACATTTAATACGAGCGACTTGAGCGTGGAGGAAATGTATAAGTTAATGATTGGTTCGGTTGTGCCAAGACCGATTGCGTGGGTGTCGTCAAAAAGTAAGGAGGGGGTGCTTAATTTGGCGCCATTCAGCTTTTTTACGGTGGCCTCCCGCAACCCGCCAACATTGATGATTTCAATTGGACCAGGCGTCGATGAGCGTGAGGGTGGGGTAAAGGATACGCTGAGAAATATACGTGAGGTGGGGGAGTACGTTATTAATATGGTGTCCGAACCGCTTGGAGAAGCGATGCTGCGTTCAGCTGCTAGTGTCGAGCCGGAGTTTAACGAGTTTGAGCTTGCAGGAGTTACACCGCAGCCTTGTGGACTTGTGGGAGTTCCGGCGGTGCTTGAGGCGCCGATCGCTTTTGAACTGAAGTTAGATCGGATTATTCCAGTAGGTGAAGATCATATTATTCTTGGAACCGTTGTACGTGCCCAAATAGACGCGGCTGCCTATGCAGGCAACTACAAAGTGGCTATCGATGAATGGAAGCCGCTTGCAAGCTTAGCAGGAGATTTTGCTTGA
- a CDS encoding LCP family protein, which yields MEQQDATSLTSVHPKKKNYYRIFAYVALAFVLIGSIAFVYRKELGLVLFDLFVAKPVKEVMNDSYVAVGTEVYSPPPSTTTSYDPFSILLLGVDPRGNERGRSDSIIFTVIRPDDNKLLLVSIPRDSYVDIIGKDKKTKINAAHSYGGPKMSIDTVEHLLKNKINYYATVNFNGLKDFVNALGGVKLPITKLIENKHPYHDKLRIEPNKPIYDGQEALSYVRYREDSDENRTMRQRIFLNSVMDELLTFKNLSNIPALLKIGGANFTTNMSSDFIVSVAKDFYMKNSLPTISSYMLHGTGVRTDAWYYEIDADDLEYTQKLIANWLDPNMVASQLIDPALGNNKDKDRGRDKDSRPM from the coding sequence ATGGAACAACAAGACGCTACATCGTTAACAAGTGTACATCCAAAAAAGAAGAACTATTATCGCATATTTGCCTATGTGGCTTTAGCTTTTGTTCTCATAGGAAGTATTGCTTTCGTATATAGAAAAGAGCTTGGACTCGTATTGTTTGACTTATTTGTAGCTAAGCCTGTTAAAGAAGTCATGAATGATTCTTATGTAGCTGTTGGTACCGAAGTGTATTCACCACCGCCAAGCACAACTACGTCTTACGATCCTTTTTCCATCTTACTGCTCGGCGTAGATCCAAGAGGCAACGAACGCGGACGTTCAGATTCCATTATTTTTACAGTTATTCGACCAGATGATAATAAATTGTTACTCGTCTCTATCCCGCGGGATTCTTATGTCGACATTATTGGCAAAGACAAAAAAACGAAAATTAATGCCGCACATTCTTATGGCGGCCCCAAAATGAGTATCGATACCGTCGAACATTTGCTAAAGAATAAGATTAACTATTACGCGACGGTTAATTTTAACGGCTTGAAAGACTTCGTCAATGCATTAGGTGGAGTAAAATTACCAATTACCAAGCTGATCGAGAACAAGCATCCGTACCATGATAAGCTTCGAATAGAACCTAATAAGCCAATTTATGATGGCCAAGAAGCGCTCAGCTACGTTCGATACCGTGAAGATTCCGATGAGAATCGAACGATGAGGCAGCGCATTTTTCTAAATTCTGTTATGGATGAGTTACTCACCTTTAAAAATCTTTCGAATATTCCTGCATTACTGAAAATTGGCGGGGCAAACTTTACGACGAATATGAGCTCTGATTTCATTGTATCGGTAGCAAAAGATTTTTATATGAAGAACTCCTTGCCTACGATAAGCAGCTACATGTTACACGGAACAGGCGTGCGCACCGATGCTTGGTATTATGAAATTGACGCGGACGATTTGGAGTATACGCAAAAATTGATTGCGAATTGGTTAGATCCGAATATGGTTGCAAGCCAATTGATTGATCCTGCGTTAGGCAACAATAAAGATAAAGACAGAGGTAGAGATAAAGACAGTAGACCGATGTGA
- a CDS encoding GapA-binding peptide SR1P — protein sequence MNNSNQTINMGVIICKHCNSQVDTLDTNRTATIYGVCDQQECRQMHSSIASPIQAYTD from the coding sequence ATGAATAATTCCAACCAAACCATCAATATGGGTGTCATCATTTGCAAGCATTGTAACTCTCAAGTGGACACATTAGATACGAATCGCACGGCTACTATTTATGGCGTATGCGATCAACAGGAGTGCCGCCAAATGCACAGCAGCATTGCTTCACCAATACAAGCTTACACAGATTAA
- the pckA gene encoding phosphoenolpyruvate carboxykinase (ATP) has product MITNNKVNRQIADLNVTAFQRNLPVVKLVESALHHGEGYLTSAGALQVKTGKFTGRSPKDKFIVRDSHTTNHVAWGAVNQALTPEQFDSLYDKMMNYMENRKLFVFDGYAGADHDYRLPIRIINEYAWQNLFVHQLFIRPTAAELQSHEAEFTVIAMPGLKADPAIDGTNSETFIAISFEKKTVLIGGTHYAGEMKKSIFSVLNYLLPFRGVMPMHCSANIGAAGDTALFFGLSGTGKTTLSADPNRRLIGDDEHGWSDNGVFNFEGGCYAKCIGLTQEKEPQIWNAIRFGSVLENVSINEITGDADYNSNVLTENTRAAYPIEYIQDSVIPGVGGHPNVIIFLTADAYGVLPPVSKLTKEQAMYHFLSGYTSKLAGTERGVTEPEATFSSCFGAPFLPLRPDVYAEMLGDKITKHNARVYLVNTGWSGGPYGIGKRMNLSYTRAMITAIIDGSIEEASFVPHPVFGVHTPSAVADVPSDLLDPRNVWVDQEDYDRKAQQLANLFKQNFEKFNGVSDAIKLAGPQL; this is encoded by the coding sequence GTGATTACGAATAACAAGGTAAACAGACAAATTGCCGATTTAAATGTAACAGCATTTCAAAGAAACCTGCCGGTTGTGAAGCTTGTTGAGTCCGCTCTGCACCATGGAGAGGGCTACCTTACTTCGGCAGGCGCATTGCAAGTTAAGACGGGCAAGTTTACAGGGCGTTCTCCTAAGGATAAATTCATCGTGAGGGATTCCCACACGACAAATCACGTTGCTTGGGGAGCGGTGAATCAGGCGCTTACTCCTGAACAATTTGATTCGCTTTACGACAAGATGATGAATTATATGGAGAACCGCAAACTATTCGTGTTCGACGGTTATGCAGGAGCAGACCATGACTATCGTTTGCCGATCCGAATTATTAACGAATATGCATGGCAAAATTTATTTGTGCATCAGTTATTTATTCGTCCTACTGCGGCTGAATTGCAGTCTCATGAAGCCGAATTCACGGTTATTGCGATGCCTGGCTTGAAAGCGGATCCAGCTATAGATGGCACGAACTCGGAGACATTCATAGCGATTTCATTTGAAAAAAAGACGGTGTTGATCGGCGGAACTCATTATGCGGGCGAGATGAAGAAATCGATCTTCAGCGTGCTGAACTATTTGCTTCCATTTCGCGGCGTCATGCCGATGCATTGCTCGGCGAATATCGGAGCGGCTGGGGATACGGCATTGTTTTTTGGTTTATCGGGAACAGGCAAGACGACGTTGTCGGCAGACCCGAACCGCAGGTTAATTGGGGATGACGAGCATGGCTGGTCTGACAACGGTGTATTTAACTTCGAAGGTGGATGCTATGCGAAATGCATCGGGCTGACGCAGGAAAAAGAGCCGCAAATATGGAACGCGATTCGTTTCGGCTCTGTGCTGGAAAATGTGTCTATCAATGAAATAACAGGCGATGCAGACTACAACAGCAATGTGTTGACCGAAAATACAAGGGCTGCTTACCCGATTGAATATATTCAAGATTCGGTTATCCCGGGCGTTGGTGGGCACCCGAACGTTATTATCTTTTTGACTGCGGATGCTTATGGCGTGCTGCCTCCTGTGTCCAAGCTGACGAAGGAGCAGGCGATGTATCATTTTCTGTCCGGCTATACGTCTAAGTTAGCGGGTACGGAGCGGGGTGTTACGGAGCCTGAGGCAACGTTCTCATCATGCTTCGGGGCTCCATTTTTACCACTGAGACCGGATGTGTATGCGGAAATGCTCGGTGACAAAATAACGAAGCACAACGCGCGCGTGTATTTGGTGAATACGGGGTGGAGCGGCGGCCCGTACGGGATCGGCAAGCGCATGAATTTGTCGTACACAAGAGCGATGATTACGGCGATCATTGATGGAAGTATTGAGGAGGCGTCGTTCGTGCCTCATCCTGTGTTTGGTGTGCATACTCCGAGCGCGGTTGCGGATGTTCCTAGTGATCTGCTTGATCCGCGAAATGTGTGGGTAGATCAAGAGGATTATGATCGTAAAGCGCAGCAGCTTGCGAACCTTTTTAAACAAAATTTCGAAAAATTCAACGGAGTTTCGGACGCAATTAAGCTTGCTGGTCCGCAGCTGTAA
- a CDS encoding TetR/AcrR family transcriptional regulator gives MLVFWEQGYEATSIPDLLKAMELSRSSLYETFVDKQTLYVEAVQHYKKIRQKKRNLLVSASSAKVGIRQYFDQHITSAFDEDLPKGCLITNAALGLDSPDEQLRKLIRDSFEELEQAFDDLLSKGQQTGEIDSNKDIKALSHLLLNLNHSINVVSKVKTDKKIIYDMMNTVIEML, from the coding sequence ATGTTAGTTTTTTGGGAACAAGGTTACGAAGCGACAAGCATTCCAGATCTATTAAAAGCAATGGAATTAAGCAGATCAAGTTTGTACGAAACTTTTGTAGACAAACAGACGCTATATGTTGAAGCCGTGCAACATTATAAAAAAATAAGACAGAAAAAAAGAAATCTCTTGGTAAGTGCGTCGTCTGCGAAAGTTGGAATCCGGCAGTATTTTGATCAGCATATTACTTCCGCTTTTGATGAGGATTTGCCTAAAGGATGCTTGATTACAAACGCAGCGCTGGGCTTGGATTCGCCGGATGAACAACTACGCAAATTGATACGAGACAGTTTCGAGGAATTGGAACAGGCCTTTGATGACCTTTTAAGCAAAGGACAGCAGACGGGAGAAATCGACTCCAATAAAGATATTAAGGCTCTGTCACACCTATTACTTAACCTTAATCATAGTATCAATGTAGTATCAAAGGTGAAAACGGATAAAAAAATTATTTATGACATGATGAACACAGTTATTGAAATGCTATAA
- a CDS encoding MFS transporter has translation MSSIEGEKIEKPFSAWIILILATACGLIAANLYYAQPLVGPISSALGISSGAAGLIVTLTQIGYGIGLLFIVPLGDILENRKLVVVSLLLTVVALTLAAVVKSATFFLTVSLFIGLGSVAAQVLVPYAAQLSPDATRGRNVGNVMSGLLLGILLARPISSIVAEFWGWRAVYYLSATAIFVLALLLAMVLPARQPLTTTRYPALLSSMLHLLKTTPILQRRAIYHACVFATFSLFWTTVPLLLTSPIFHFSQKEVAVFALLGVFGAVAAPVAGRLADRGWTRPATGIALALVIISGILPLVIQGSSTSALVTLVISAILLDMGVSANLILGQRAILSLGAEFRSRLNGLYMAIFFVGGAIGSATGGWAYAMGGWKAALLIGIALPVIGFVYFTTEKK, from the coding sequence TTGAGTTCAATCGAAGGTGAAAAAATTGAAAAGCCTTTTTCGGCGTGGATCATACTCATTCTGGCTACAGCTTGCGGACTAATCGCTGCTAATCTCTATTATGCGCAGCCTCTAGTGGGTCCAATTAGTTCGGCACTTGGGATATCTTCTGGGGCAGCTGGCTTAATCGTCACCCTTACTCAAATTGGTTACGGAATTGGATTGTTATTTATCGTACCCTTGGGAGATATACTTGAAAACCGAAAACTTGTTGTCGTGTCATTGCTCCTTACTGTAGTAGCTTTGACGCTTGCAGCTGTAGTTAAAAGTGCTACCTTTTTTCTCACTGTCTCACTGTTTATCGGGTTAGGATCAGTTGCGGCTCAGGTACTCGTACCGTACGCAGCTCAACTTTCGCCAGATGCTACACGCGGCCGAAATGTGGGGAATGTAATGAGTGGTTTGTTGCTCGGTATCTTGCTCGCTCGTCCCATTTCAAGTATAGTGGCGGAGTTTTGGGGGTGGCGAGCTGTATACTACTTATCCGCCACAGCGATTTTTGTGTTGGCACTATTATTGGCAATGGTGCTTCCTGCGAGACAGCCGTTGACCACAACACGATACCCGGCACTTTTGAGTTCTATGTTACATTTACTCAAAACTACGCCGATTCTGCAGCGTAGAGCCATCTACCACGCATGTGTGTTCGCAACTTTCAGTTTGTTCTGGACTACGGTTCCTTTGTTATTAACAAGTCCGATTTTCCATTTTTCACAAAAGGAAGTTGCCGTGTTTGCATTGCTTGGAGTATTTGGCGCGGTAGCTGCACCAGTGGCAGGCCGGCTTGCCGATAGAGGCTGGACTCGACCAGCCACAGGGATAGCGTTAGCATTAGTTATTATTTCTGGGATTTTACCTCTTGTAATCCAAGGCAGTTCAACATCCGCATTAGTAACCTTGGTCATATCGGCTATTCTATTAGACATGGGAGTTTCAGCAAATCTGATTCTCGGCCAACGTGCAATTTTATCATTGGGAGCAGAGTTTCGAAGTCGGCTTAATGGTTTATATATGGCAATCTTTTTTGTTGGTGGTGCTATAGGCTCTGCGACGGGAGGATGGGCATATGCTATGGGTGGCTGGAAAGCAGCATTGTTAATTGGAATAGCTTTACCAGTCATTGGGTTTGTTTATTTTACGACAGAGAAAAAGTAA
- a CDS encoding DUF6022 family protein, whose amino-acid sequence MEPTNLLQAALDESGEARINSIARYMKEHIAANWDTVLVNHQDKLQRAYEEAGDMAYGTYCNLLFLQIHRDFKAAGLNPEPRFPGEFDISREWGSEQQDDQQRWMWSTVYGPNQEALGTIVTLIHHDHTQFRVPHQPGILALTAVGKEAVVEALSALSPEFAQALEFTVEYELYLQSQSQNQSQP is encoded by the coding sequence ATGGAACCGACAAACTTGCTACAAGCAGCCTTGGATGAGAGCGGCGAAGCTCGGATAAACAGCATTGCCCGCTATATGAAAGAGCATATTGCGGCGAACTGGGACACCGTGCTCGTGAATCATCAAGACAAACTGCAACGGGCGTACGAGGAAGCTGGCGATATGGCCTACGGAACATATTGTAACCTGCTGTTTCTTCAGATTCACCGTGATTTTAAAGCGGCTGGTCTTAACCCTGAGCCCCGCTTCCCGGGGGAATTTGACATCTCTCGAGAATGGGGCTCTGAGCAGCAAGACGACCAGCAGCGCTGGATGTGGAGCACGGTTTATGGACCGAATCAAGAGGCCCTTGGCACAATTGTAACGCTCATCCACCATGACCATACCCAGTTTCGAGTGCCTCACCAGCCAGGCATTCTGGCATTAACAGCAGTTGGCAAGGAAGCTGTCGTTGAAGCGTTGTCTGCTCTCTCCCCCGAATTTGCTCAAGCGCTTGAGTTTACGGTCGAGTACGAACTTTATTTGCAGAGCCAGAGCCAGAATCAAAGTCAACCGTAA